A segment of the Bacteriovorax sp. PP10 genome:
CTGCCCAGTACATATCAGCTTCTGAACCGCTAACTCCAAGTGAAGCTAGTACTTCAGCACGGTCAGATCTCTGACCAGCTTTCTTAGTTAAGATATACTGCCACTGCTTGTTACCGTTGTATCCTGAAAGAGATGGATCTAATAAAGCTTCTTTTGCGTAAACTTTAACGATCGGAGTCCCTGTTTCAACAAGCTGTCTGATGAATGCGATAGCTTCGTTGTTGTTTCTTGTACATCCAGAAGATCTTGGGTTTGAAACTACGTTCGTAACAAACTTCTTCGTTTTCTTGATGTATTCGTCTTTATCTTCACCCCAACCAATAGTCCCGTGAGTCCATTGTCCGTATGGGTTTGGTGCTACGAAAGCAGCGTACCAACCGAAAGCTCCTCTCATTTTTCCTTCAGCATTTCCTTCAGCATCAAGAGGCATGAATTTATTTTTAAACCACTTGTTGAATCCCGCTCCCACTTCTGGAAGTCCTGGGTATCCATCTCTGTACCATGCAGGGTAATGTCCACCAGCATCTTGATAGAACTTCGCCCATCCAGTTACGCGGTATGATCCAAGGATCGAACGACCCTTACCTTTATCTTCTTTTGGAAGGTTTACGTCTTCACCAACTACAACTTCAGTTTCCATAATCATCTTGCTTGGGCAAGAGTTATCAAGACATGCTCTTTCGTATACGCGAAGAGTTTCAGTTGCAACGTTTACTACTACGAAATATTTCCCTGTGAATTCTTTGTAATCTACTTCTTTGTTAGCAAGGAATTCGCGAACAACGTAGTACTTTTCAGACTTCGTCATTGGGTTAACAGTTTTTAGGATTTCAACTTCAACGTATTTACCGTTAACAAGTTCACCAGTCACTAAACGAACTTTTTCGTTTAAGCTTAAAAGACCTAAAGTCTTCCCAGCGTCTTCTGGAGTTGAACGAACTCTTAATCCGTTTGTAGCAACATATAGAACGTTTGCTTCAGACATCATTACTGGAGTAGTTCCTTCTGCAGTTTCTACACCTACGTCACCAGCAAGATCTAATGCCTTGTTGTTATCAGTGTTAAAGTCGTCTTGTGCGAATGCTTTAGACAGCATCATTGGTGAAATTGCCATGACTGACAAGATCATAAGTGGAGCGATGTGTTTTCTCATTATTTCCCCCGTTGTTGGTTTTGAGATGTGATTGAAAGTGACCCCCTTTTAGTCTTATCTGAGTTTTTTTCAACCCTAAAAGCTGATTGCCTGAAAAACTTACAGCCTAGAAAAAAATACACGACCCATTGTTAAACAAAAATTTAATTGGGAGAAGAGCTTCACTACTTAACTATATTTGGGGGGCCAATTATGACAAAGACAATTTTGGGTACTATTGCTACGCTTGCGCTTTTATCTGCTTCTGCAATGTCTGCAGAAAGAAACTCATCTCTAGACAGAATGATGTACACAATCAATCCAGCTGTAACAGTTTCTGGACCTGTGTATCGTGACCAATCAGACGCTGCGACTAAAAACGCATACGGAACTGAGCTTGTTCGCTTGATCTTAAAAGAAGCTAATAAACAAGCATCTCAATACCGTGAAGCTGGTGACATGAAAGCTTATTACGCAGTTCTTACTATGGCACTTACTGTTCCTATGCAAGAAGGTCTTTACATTCAATACCGTGGTGTTGATGGAGACGTATGTAACTCTGCTGCTAACAGCGGTGAGCTTGTTAAAAAAGGAAGCGAAACAAACTACAATATCTTTAACCAGTACTTCAAGACAGAAACTCCATTCTTTCCTAATTGTGAAGATCTTAAGACGAACAAGTTAACTCAAATCATCCGTGGTGGTGATGGTTCAGATCTTTCGATCATGCAAGTTAGTATCAGATGGCACTTTGATGATTTCCTAGCTCAGAAAAAATATGAAAGTGTTGAACAAACTCTTCAATACGGAATTTCTCACTTAATGAAAGGATTTAACCCAGTTTACAGAAACGTGACAGACTACGAATGTCTAATGAACGGTAAAAAAGGTGGATTATTCGGTAAAAAGAAGAAAGCTCAAAAAGAACTTAGCTACACTGACCTAATCCGTGGTGTATGGGCAGGACAATATAACTCAGGATCAATCACTAAAACTTGTCGTTTTGCTGATTCAAGCTCTCCATATAAAGGACACGATAAAGGA
Coding sequences within it:
- a CDS encoding L,D-transpeptidase, which encodes MRKHIAPLMILSVMAISPMMLSKAFAQDDFNTDNNKALDLAGDVGVETAEGTTPVMMSEANVLYVATNGLRVRSTPEDAGKTLGLLSLNEKVRLVTGELVNGKYVEVEILKTVNPMTKSEKYYVVREFLANKEVDYKEFTGKYFVVVNVATETLRVYERACLDNSCPSKMIMETEVVVGEDVNLPKEDKGKGRSILGSYRVTGWAKFYQDAGGHYPAWYRDGYPGLPEVGAGFNKWFKNKFMPLDAEGNAEGKMRGAFGWYAAFVAPNPYGQWTHGTIGWGEDKDEYIKKTKKFVTNVVSNPRSSGCTRNNNEAIAFIRQLVETGTPIVKVYAKEALLDPSLSGYNGNKQWQYILTKKAGQRSDRAEVLASLGVSGSEADMYWAAKRNGNDMIVDPKSPLNQILEVGTYQLDSVPTPIAYTPGEKMGKIKASVGRKGNVYGIDTKDMSAGVYYVDAGILDGYHHPKVKLDFSGFEDEETPPWMDIKNLNR